The sequence TTAAGTCGCCCCAACAGTTTCCTAACTCACCGTCAGTACCACTAGGAATGTTATTAAGTTGTACAGTGTCAGTCATGACAGCCTCAAATAATGCTACTTCTTCTCGTGTAATGTCCTTAGGTACTCTAAATAGTAATTCGTCATGTACTGTTGCCAGTAGTGCGAACGTTCTATCAGGTGTAGAAAGTTGCTTACACAAGGCTTGTCCCTCGATCATACATTTCTTAGTTTGAATGGCTGACGTTCCTTGAATCTTAGCGTTAGTTGAATAAGTGTCATAAACTCTAGCTGGATTT is a genomic window of Neobacillus niacini containing:
- a CDS encoding DNA polymerase — translated: NPARVYDTYSTNAKIQGTSAIQTKKCMIEGQALCKQLSTPDRTFALLATVHDELLFRVPKDITREEVALFEAVMTDTVQLNNIPSGTDGELGNCWGDLTPIKKHFA